Proteins co-encoded in one Syntrophorhabdaceae bacterium genomic window:
- a CDS encoding DUF4911 domain-containing protein, whose translation MSRAKMEQARRFIINRDGIGFFKAILESYEDLGIFSVIDGKDGLIELIYSSDFEDDIQGIVNDMLNCGIELREVARVR comes from the coding sequence ATGTCGAGAGCGAAAATGGAGCAGGCAAGACGATTCATTATCAATCGCGACGGCATAGGGTTTTTTAAGGCCATACTGGAGTCCTACGAAGACCTGGGCATCTTTTCCGTAATCGACGGAAAGGACGGTCTGATAGAGTTGATCTATTCTTCTGACTTTGAAGATGATATACAGGGGATTGTGAACGATATGCTTAACTGTGGCATTGAACTCAGAGAGGTTGCCCGTGTTCGATGA
- a CDS encoding 2-hydroxyacyl-CoA dehydratase yields the protein MKKAEKATIGFTTTIPVELVFAAGHRPLDLNNIFITDENPGRFIDRAEADGFPKSMCNWVKGIYGVVMERRIDAVITVMEGDCSNTQALAEILRYRGIRTIPFSFPYDRDREVLAREIDKLANELAVDPGKLPGVENGMRLVRKSLVAIDEMTWREGRVTGGENHLWLVRASDMLGDYERYQDMAEAFMAKIHGRKKLSGVRIGYMGVPPILTDLYEFIETVGGQVVYNETQRQFSLPYESTDIVKRYLDYTYPYGVFARLDDVRKEIARRNIKGMIHYVQAFCYRAIEDVILRDVLDVPIITIEGDLPRKLDARTKLRIEAFIEMLSGP from the coding sequence ATGAAAAAAGCGGAAAAAGCGACGATTGGATTTACCACAACCATACCGGTAGAGCTTGTATTCGCGGCGGGACACCGGCCCTTAGATCTTAACAATATCTTTATCACCGACGAAAATCCCGGACGTTTCATCGATCGGGCAGAGGCAGATGGTTTTCCTAAAAGCATGTGCAACTGGGTGAAGGGCATATATGGCGTGGTCATGGAGCGTCGCATCGACGCCGTGATTACCGTGATGGAAGGCGATTGCAGCAACACCCAGGCCTTAGCCGAGATATTGCGGTACCGGGGGATTCGTACCATACCCTTCTCATTTCCCTACGACAGGGATCGAGAGGTGCTTGCCCGCGAGATCGATAAGCTGGCGAATGAGCTTGCAGTCGATCCCGGCAAGCTTCCCGGAGTGGAAAATGGGATGAGGTTAGTCCGTAAGAGTCTTGTCGCGATCGATGAGATGACCTGGAGAGAAGGCCGTGTGACCGGCGGCGAGAACCACCTCTGGCTCGTCAGGGCCTCCGATATGCTCGGCGACTACGAGCGATATCAGGACATGGCAGAGGCCTTCATGGCTAAAATCCATGGAAGGAAAAAGTTAAGCGGCGTACGTATCGGATACATGGGGGTACCGCCCATACTCACCGATCTCTATGAATTCATCGAGACCGTGGGAGGGCAGGTGGTCTATAACGAGACGCAGAGACAATTTTCATTGCCGTACGAATCGACCGACATTGTTAAGAGGTATCTCGACTATACGTACCCTTATGGAGTCTTTGCAAGACTCGATGATGTTCGTAAGGAGATAGCGCGGCGCAACATCAAAGGCATGATCCACTATGTTCAGGCCTTTTGCTACAGGGCCATAGAAGATGTTATACTGAGAGATGTCCTCGACGTCCCGATCATAACGATCGAGGGCGATTTGCCGAGAAAACTTGATGCGCGGACAAAACTGCGGATCGAAGCCTTCATTGAGATGCTTAGCGGACCATGA
- a CDS encoding four helix bundle protein, translating into MTYERFEDLPVWQAAVDLAEKVYELTEREQFKKRYSLRDQIERAAASVSNNIAEGFERGTTQELLMFLYIARGSAGETRSMLCLLERLAAFQNVRLEISNLKLSAEGISRQIRAWADSLQNSEVKGQRYLNEKGRRLLREKKEDEEFKMELKRIIDHKHK; encoded by the coding sequence TTGACGTACGAAAGGTTCGAAGATTTGCCGGTGTGGCAGGCTGCGGTTGATCTCGCGGAAAAGGTCTATGAACTGACGGAGAGGGAGCAGTTCAAGAAACGATACAGCTTGCGCGATCAAATAGAGCGAGCGGCGGCCTCTGTGTCGAACAACATCGCCGAAGGTTTTGAGCGCGGCACGACCCAGGAGCTTCTGATGTTTCTGTATATCGCCCGTGGTTCGGCAGGAGAGACGCGATCCATGCTCTGCCTCCTTGAAAGGCTTGCAGCCTTTCAAAATGTGAGATTAGAAATTTCAAATTTGAAACTATCTGCCGAGGGAATTTCTCGCCAGATAAGAGCGTGGGCCGATTCCCTGCAAAATAGCGAAGTCAAGGGCCAGCGTTATCTAAATGAGAAAGGCCGCAGATTATTGCGAGAGAAGAAAGAGGATGAAGAGTTCAAGATGGAACTTAAGCGCATTATAGACCACAAACATAAATAG